One part of the Solanum dulcamara chromosome 3, daSolDulc1.2, whole genome shotgun sequence genome encodes these proteins:
- the LOC129882291 gene encoding putative receptor protein kinase ZmPK1 gives MKSLKFYYIFPFFIFSFLVLSFPLITASRILFRGDSFSVKDDSHFITSPQKTFTCGFYPIGSTTNAYYFGIWFTNSRDKTVVWNAKQDRPVNLKGSKLTLRKNGALVITDVDDTIVWQTNTTSFDIEKAEVLETGNLVLKNPKGDVLWQSFDLPTDTLLPYQFFTKNHRLVPPLRKGSLSPGYFSLYFDSDNVLRMIYDGPLVSSIYWPNPDRLVYGNGRTSQNSSRFAYFDGMGRFFSSDMLQFNVSDMGFGILRRLTIDTDGNLRMYSLDSSTGLWTISWQAIAQACIVHGICGRFSICTYVTEPKCTCPPGYKMVNGSDWSRGCRPMFSSRILESKQHVKFVEIPNVDYWGFDLNATTPLSFESCRTLCLDDPRCRAFVYRLTGEGSCYTKGILFNGYRSPGFPGSVFMKLPKNLSASESGVLMLEGTDAKCGSSPENVLFGSPSMYVLDFKKVKWIYLYLFCSTLGGIEILFFVLGWWALFSKHGIPASIEDGYRMVSSTQFRRFTYTELKNATKNFNVELGRGGSGAVYKGVLADGRAVAVKKLANEFQEEFWAEMTTIGRINHMHLVRMWGFCSEGRRQLLVYEYVENSSLDRHLSRADILRWKQRFAVALGTAKGLAYLHHECLEWVIHCDVKPENILLDGELEPKIADFGLAKLSQRGGPGSDFTKIRGTKGYMAPEWALNQPITAKVDVYAFGIVILEMVKGSRLSSWVVDDSECDHEQDSQLVKFVSMVKRKIQSDEDSWVEKIVDPRLEGKFIKNQAVTLIEIGLSCVEQDRNKRPTMASVVQTLLDCEDETTQPT, from the coding sequence ATGAaaagtttgaaattttattatatttttccctttttcattttctcatttcttGTATTGTCTTTCCCTTTGATAACAGCATCAAGAATTCTGTTTAGAGGTGATTCTTTTTCAGTTAAAGATGATTCACATTTCATTACTTCTCCACAAAAAACATTCACTTGTGGTTTTTATCCCATAGGAAGTACTACTAATGCTTACTATTTTGGCATTTGGTTCACAAACTCAAGAGACAAAACTGTTGTTTGGAATGCTAAACAAGATAGGCCTGTTAATCTCAAAGGATCAAAGTTGACATTAAGAAAGAATGGAGCTTTGGTTATAACAGATGTTGATGACACAATTGTTTGGCAAACAAACACAACCTCATTTGATATTGAGAAGGCAGAGGTTCTTGAAACAGGTAACTTagtattgaagaatccaaaaggTGATGTTTTGTGGCAGAGTTTTGATTTACCTACTGATACTTTATTGCCttatcaattttttacaaaGAATCATAGATTGGTTCCTCCTTTGAGGAAAGGGAGTTTATCACCTGGATACTTTAGTTTGTACTTTGATAGTGATAATGTTTTGAGGATGATCTATGATGGTCCTCTAGTTTCGAGTATATACTGGCCTAATCCCGATAGACTCGTGTATGGGAATGGTAGAACTAGTCAAAATAGTAGTAGATTTGCTTATTTTGATGGAATGGGTAGATTTTTCTCAAGTGATATGCTGCAATTCAATGTTTCTGATATGGGGTTTGGGATATTAAGAAGGTTGACTATAGACACTGATGGGAATTTGAGAATGTATAGTTTGGATAGCTCGACGGGGTTGTGGACGATTTCGTGGCAAGCTATTGCACAAGCTTGTATTGTGCATGGAATATGTGGAAGATTTTCGATATGTACTTATGTGACAGAGCCTAAATGTACATGTCCTCCTGGATATAAGATGGTTAATGGAAGTGATTGGAGTAGAGGTTGTAGGCCAATGTTTAGCTCaaggattttggagtctaaacAACATGTCAAGTTTGTTGAGATTCCTAATGTTGATTATTGGGGTTTTGATCTCAATGCCACTACACCTTTGTCATTTGAATCTTGTAGGACATTATGTTTGGATGATCCACGTTGTCGTGCATTTGTTTATAGGCTAACTGGTGAGGGATCATGCTATACTAAAGGCATCCTTTTTAATGGATACAGGTCTCCTGGTTTTCCTGGAAGTGTATTCATGAAACTCCCTAAGAATCTGAGTGCATCAGAATCAGGTGTTTTGATGCTTGAAGGTACTGATGCAAAATGTGGATCGAGTCCGGAAAACGTTCTTTTTGGTTCTCCATCTATGTATGTATTGGATTTTAAGAAGGTGAAGTGGATTTATCTTTACTTGTTTTGTTCCACCCTTGGTGGAATAGAGATTCTATTCTTCGTGTTAGGCTGGTGGGCGTTGTTTAGCAAACATGGGATTCCTGCTTCCATTGAGGACGGATATAGAATGGTGTCATCGACTCAGTTCAGGAGGTTTACGTATACTGAACTTAAGAATGCAACAAAAAACTTCAATGTTGAGCTAGGAAGAGGAGGTTCAGGAGCTGTTTACAAAGGAGTTTTAGCAGATGGAAGGGCGGTAGCAGTCAAGAAACTTGCAAATGAGtttcaagaagaattttgggcAGAGATGACTACCATAGGAAGAATCAACCATATGCATTTGGTCAGGATGTGGGGATTTTGTTCTGAAGGTAGACGTCAGCTTTTGGTTTATGAATACGTCGAGAACTCATCACTTGATAGACATCTTTCCAGGGCTGATATTCTCAGATGGAAACAAAGGTTTGCAGTGGCATTAGGGACAGCAAAAGGCCTTGCATATCTTCATCATGAATGCCTTGAATGGGTGATTCATTGTGATGTGAAGCCTGAAAATATACTTCTCGATGGTGAACTCGAGCCCAAGATTGCAGATTTTGGACTTGCAAAGCTCTCCCAAAGAGGCGGCCCTGGTTCAGATTTCACAAAGATTCGCGGTACTAAAGGCTATATGGCTCCAGAATGGGCTTTGAACCAACCTATAACAGCAAAAgttgatgtttatgcctttgGGATTGTAATACTAGAGATGGTCAAGGGAAGTAGGCTGTCAAGTTGGGTGGTGGATGATAGTGAATGTGATCACGAACAAGATTCACAGCTCGTAAAGTTTGTCAGTATGGTGAAGAGGAAGATTCAAAGTGACGAAGACTCTTGGGTGGAGAAAATTGTTGATCCAAGATTAGAAGGCAAATTTATCAAGAACCAGGCAGTCACACTGATTGAAATAGGCCTTTCTTGTGTTGAGCAAGACAGAAATAAAAGGCCTACAATGGCCTCAGTGGTCCAAACATTGCTGGATTGTGAAGATGAAACAACACAACCAACATAG